Proteins encoded in a region of the Sulfurimonas marina genome:
- a CDS encoding response regulator transcription factor codes for MNTKDKILVVEDDEITSLNLNISLQKHGYSVVGVCDNIEQAKIKISTHRPSVVIIDISLQESDDGIELAKYIKENYNIPFIYLTSYTDDEIITRAKVTEPYGYIVKPFDPNSLHATIQMALFKFQVENERKNDIDTLKVDKMNLEKMLYAKRSSDEPIVPFGDNYHLDISICETFYQGKKLKLTKKENAFLRLLVAQLGSVVTFEQAVNYVWEDKGATENSVRTLVWRLRNKLETDIIKNASGIGYYIEE; via the coding sequence ATGAATACTAAAGATAAAATACTAGTTGTTGAAGATGATGAAATAACTTCACTTAATCTCAACATATCTTTACAAAAGCATGGCTACAGTGTAGTCGGTGTATGTGATAACATTGAACAGGCAAAAATTAAAATTTCTACTCATCGTCCTAGTGTAGTTATTATTGATATCTCTCTACAAGAGAGCGATGATGGAATTGAACTTGCCAAATATATAAAAGAAAATTACAACATTCCATTTATCTACCTCACTTCTTACACGGATGATGAAATCATTACAAGAGCAAAGGTTACAGAACCTTATGGATATATAGTAAAACCTTTTGACCCAAATTCACTTCATGCTACCATTCAAATGGCTCTGTTTAAATTCCAGGTAGAGAATGAGAGAAAAAACGATATCGATACACTTAAAGTCGATAAAATGAATCTCGAAAAGATGCTTTATGCAAAACGCTCTTCTGATGAGCCTATTGTCCCTTTTGGAGACAACTATCACCTTGATATTAGTATCTGTGAAACATTTTATCAAGGCAAAAAATTAAAGCTTACAAAAAAAGAAAACGCATTTTTAAGACTTTTAGTTGCACAGCTCGGTTCTGTTGTAACGTTTGAACAAGCTGTTAACTATGTATGGGAAGATAAAGGTGCTACAGAAAACAGTGTCCGTACGCTTGTCTGGAGACTAAGAAACAAGCTTGAAACTGATATCATTAAAAATGCTTCCGGAATCGGCTATTATATTGAAGAGTAA
- a CDS encoding bifunctional methionine sulfoxide reductase B/A protein, producing the protein MRLFMTFLLVVYTSIAAANEVEKLPKLQLKPLTQKEKSIIIYKGTERPFSGKYYNFDQNGTYYCKQCGAKLFDSTDKFHSGCGWPSFDDAIEGAVKKVKDADGRRVEILCARCGAHLGHVFEGEGFTEKNRRYCVNSISLDFQKATQSTIKKVYFAGGCFWGVEYYLEKQKGVLSVVSGYMGGEKPNPSYRDVSRGDSGYLEIVEVTYDSTQVDYETLARLFFEIHDPTQKDGQGPDIGKQYRSAIFVSNKKERKIVQKLINLLELKGYDVATTIRDKKEFYEAEKYHQDYYDRKGKKPYCHGYVKRF; encoded by the coding sequence ATGCGCCTTTTTATGACGTTTTTATTGGTAGTATATACAAGTATTGCAGCTGCAAACGAAGTAGAAAAATTACCGAAATTACAACTAAAACCTTTAACACAAAAAGAAAAATCAATAATAATTTATAAGGGTACGGAGAGACCTTTTAGTGGAAAATATTATAATTTTGATCAAAATGGAACATATTATTGCAAACAATGCGGTGCAAAACTTTTTGACTCTACAGATAAGTTTCACAGTGGATGCGGTTGGCCAAGCTTTGACGATGCGATCGAAGGAGCTGTTAAAAAAGTAAAAGATGCTGACGGTAGAAGAGTGGAGATCTTATGTGCAAGATGTGGAGCACATCTTGGACATGTTTTTGAAGGGGAAGGGTTTACAGAGAAAAACAGAAGATATTGTGTTAATTCTATCTCTTTAGATTTTCAAAAAGCTACTCAGAGTACGATCAAAAAAGTATATTTTGCCGGAGGGTGTTTCTGGGGAGTAGAGTATTATCTTGAAAAACAAAAAGGGGTACTTAGTGTAGTGTCCGGTTATATGGGTGGAGAAAAGCCCAATCCAAGCTATAGAGACGTTTCTCGTGGAGATAGCGGCTATCTTGAGATCGTAGAAGTTACTTATGATTCAACTCAGGTTGACTATGAGACCTTGGCAAGACTATTTTTTGAGATCCACGATCCGACACAAAAAGATGGGCAAGGACCAGATATTGGCAAGCAGTACCGTTCGGCTATTTTTGTCTCAAATAAAAAGGAGAGAAAAATAGTGCAAAAATTGATCAATCTTTTAGAGTTAAAAGGGTATGATGTCGCTACAACTATTCGAGATAAAAAAGAGTTTTATGAGGCTGAAAAGTATCATCAAGACTATTATGACAGAAAAGGGAAAAAACCGTATTGTCACGGTTATGTAAAAAGATTTTAA
- a CDS encoding RNA-binding S4 domain-containing protein — translation MIEYVLMDEYIELYKLIKLLDLVDSGAEAKQLVAHEYVFRNGELETRKRAKIVKGDILTIGDEVTIKVV, via the coding sequence TTGATAGAATATGTTTTAATGGATGAGTATATAGAATTGTATAAACTGATCAAACTTTTAGACTTGGTAGACAGCGGAGCTGAAGCTAAACAACTCGTAGCTCATGAGTATGTATTTAGAAACGGTGAGCTTGAAACAAGAAAAAGAGCGAAGATTGTTAAAGGTGATATTTTAACGATCGGTGATGAAGTGACTATAAAAGTTGTATAA
- a CDS encoding DUF445 domain-containing protein, translating into MILNKSFITNISAIVLIALSFAPGLEPLLSSGLLFTGLFALSGAVTNQLAVHMLFEKVPFLYGSGVIPLHFEAFKLAIKELLMEQFFTKEQLENFFQNEEKKIDLTPIIEESDFSPAYDALTKTVMDSPFGGMLGMFGGEKALEGLREPFTNKLKSAIITIVSSESFAQTLDKHLQNSSLNEDILNSIEIVIDTRLNELTPQMVKELVQKLIREHLEWLVVWGGVFGGVIGLISSFVL; encoded by the coding sequence TTGATATTAAATAAAAGTTTTATAACCAACATCTCTGCAATAGTATTAATCGCATTATCATTTGCCCCGGGTTTAGAACCTCTTCTCTCTTCAGGTTTACTCTTTACGGGTCTTTTTGCACTCTCAGGTGCCGTTACCAATCAACTGGCAGTTCATATGCTTTTTGAAAAGGTACCTTTTCTCTATGGTTCAGGGGTAATTCCACTCCATTTTGAAGCATTCAAACTTGCTATAAAAGAGCTTTTAATGGAGCAGTTCTTTACAAAAGAGCAGTTAGAAAACTTTTTTCAAAATGAGGAAAAGAAGATTGATTTAACTCCAATCATTGAGGAGAGTGATTTTTCACCTGCATATGATGCACTCACAAAGACTGTAATGGACTCACCTTTTGGCGGTATGCTTGGTATGTTTGGAGGAGAAAAAGCCTTGGAGGGGCTTCGTGAACCTTTTACAAACAAACTAAAATCGGCAATAATTACGATTGTCTCTTCTGAGAGTTTTGCACAAACACTTGATAAACATCTTCAAAATTCATCGTTAAACGAAGATATTTTAAACTCTATTGAAATAGTGATCGATACAAGGCTCAATGAACTTACACCGCAAATGGTAAAAGAGCTTGTTCAAAAGCTGATACGTGAACATCTTGAGTGGCTTGTTGTATGGGGTGGAGTTTTTGGAGGAGTTATAGGGCTTATCAGTTCTTTTGTACTATAA